In Cicer arietinum cultivar CDC Frontier isolate Library 1 chromosome 7, Cicar.CDCFrontier_v2.0, whole genome shotgun sequence, the genomic window agcatatggaaaatccttttaaggtgcatgcttagttgaaaggttattttgtgcatttaaaacttaaatgttatgtgttatctgttaatttcggttggtgaccctttacaattattgtggaaatctgggctttgccctcagatgagagtcaggacggtcctaccggttcgtaccctacggacgggaatgaagatgggaacgcgtgattgcagttacattaggaggatctcacggggcgcgtggagatactcagggtgtatagctttttggtaggatgatcagattaggatgatgtataggaactaggtgtccttctttttggattggagtatttttagtttggaaaactgtacttatactaatattgtcagtttgactttttacttgaatgggttccatgtaccatttgttgttgtgtaaatgttttggatttataattggagaaactctttcgctgtttgtaaattataatgactcaattatttatccaaaggcattttctgaTTTAaatctttgttcgtttttaattacttttgaaaaaaaaaatataccctcgctttgaaaaacggagTGTTACAAATGGCCATTAATAGTGTGTTTGCTTGGTCAATGGTCACATTCCCCTCTCCTTGCAACTTTACAAAGTGGTCAATTTTGACCTTCACTTGGACATGCTTGTGCTAATTTTCTAAGGTTTTCAATAATCATAACCAGTTTTGTATTAAATCGATTCACAAAATACTTGGTAAGCCACCCTGCAGGATCCAactgaaagaaaagaaaagcaaTGAGgattattaatgtaaattaagaaaatttagTCGTATATGAatattgaatattaaaatttaattacctGAACAACATAAGTAACAACACATGAATTATCTTGAAGATTCTCCACTACCCATCCCGATTGTAGCAATAGTCCTCTTATTGCATTATTTTGCTTCGGATGTAATCCAACAGCTATTTCCTTTGGCAATGAAGCAACTGCTACTACCTACAAATTCATTCATTCAGTTAACTTTAAAGCCATGATTCTAAAACACGCTTTATGGTATCAGTTAATTTTGAGTAGTAATTATTACCACAGTGCCATCTTCCATGGTTTGATGACGCTCATAGACAATGAATTCTCTATTTCTGAACAGTGGCTTGGAGTTATCTCCAAACCTAAGACGAATTATGCTGAGGTTGTCTTCAATTTCTTTTATGTACCTTGCTTCTACCAAATCAGAGTCCCATTGTTGGGTTAACACAATCATTAATTGAAAac contains:
- the LOC101503827 gene encoding uncharacterized protein, encoding MEDGTVVVAVASLPKEIAVGLHPKQNNAIRGLLLQSGWVVENLQDNSCVVTYVVQLDPAGWLTKYFVNRFNTKLVMIIENLRKLAQACPSEGQN